In Helianthus annuus cultivar XRQ/B chromosome 8, HanXRQr2.0-SUNRISE, whole genome shotgun sequence, a single genomic region encodes these proteins:
- the LOC110873902 gene encoding serine/threonine-protein kinase BSK5, translated as MAARCFYFSFCGWSNPKSNDTHPSDLENGGAESDKLKLPAFKEYKLDQLRAATGGFSVENIVSEHGEKAPNVVYRGKLEDDDRLIAVKRFNRSAWPDTRQFLDEAKAVGQLRSPRLANLLGCCYEGNERLLVAEFMPHETLSKHLFHWESQPLKWAMRLRVALYLAQALDYCSSKGRALYHDLNAYRVLFDQECNPRLSCFGLMKNSRDGKSYSTNLAFTPPEYMRTGRVIAESVIYSFGTILLDLLSGKHIPPSHALDLIKGKNFQMLTDSCLEGHFSNDDGTELVRIASRCLQYEPRERPNAKSVVASLTPLQKQTDVSSLVLLGIGKESSPATQISNLSPLGDACSRMDLTAIHEILEKIGYSGDEGVTDELSFQMWTSQLHDTLNGKKHGDNAFRAKDFTTAIECYTNFIESGTMVSPTMYVRRCLSYLMINKAQEALGDAMQAQVINPEWSTALYLQAAALFSLGMDKDGHEMLKDAASLDLETKGN; from the exons ATGGCTGCTCGatgtttttacttttctttttgCGGGTGGTCTAACCCCAAATCCAACGACACCCACCCCTCTGATCTCG AGAACGGTGGTGCGGAAAGTGACAAGCTAAAGCTGCCAGCTTTTAAAGAGTACAAGCTGGATCAACTTAGAGCTGCAACTGGTGGGTTTTCTGTGGAAAATATTGTGTCTGAGCACGGTGAAAAGGCGCCAAATGTTGTGTATAGAGGAAAGCTTGAGGATGATGATCGCTTGATTGCGGTTAAGCGGTTTAACCGGTCTGCTTGGCCTGATACTCGCCAGTTTTTG GATGAAGCAAAGGCTGTTGGACAGCTTAGGAGTCCTAGATTAGCCAATTTGTTGGGATGTTGCTATGAAGGAAATGAAAGATTGCTGGTGGCTGAGTTCATGCCTCATGAAACTTTATCCAAACATCTGTTTCATT GGGAAAGTCAGCCGTTAAAATGGGCAATGCGCTTACGGGTTGCTCTGTATTTGGCGCAAGCCTTGGATTACTGCAGCAGTAAAGGGCGTGCTCTGTATCACGACCTTAATGCGTACAGAGTTTTGTTTGATCAG GAATGCAATCCGAGGCTCTCTTGTTTTGGCCTAATGAAGAATAGTCGAGATGGAAAAAGCTATAGCACCAACTTAGCTTTCACCCCTCCAGAATATATGAGAACAG GTAGAGTGATAGCAGAAAGTGTAATTTACAGCTTTGGTACTATATTACTCGATCTTCTGAGTGGAAAACATATTCCCCCGAGCCAT GCCCTTGATTTAATAAAAGGGAAGAATTTTCAAATGCTGACGGATTCATGTTTAGAGGGTCATTTCTCAAATGACGATGGAACGGAATTAGTAAGAATTGCATCACGGTGTTTGCAGTATGAACCTCGAGAGAGACCCAATGCCAAATCAGTTGTGGCTTCTCTTACTCCTCTGCAGAAACAAACAGAT GTTTCATCCCTTGTATTACTGGGAATTGGAAAGGAATCATCACCTGCAACACAAATATCTAACCTGTCACCGCTTGGAGATGCTTGCTCAAGAATGGATTTAACTGCCATACACGAGATACTGGAAAAGATTGGATATAGTGGTGATGAAGGGGTCACGGATGAG CTTTCGTTCCAAATGTGGACTAGTCAGCTACATGATACATTAAACGGTAAAAAGCATGGGGACAATGCTTTTCGGGCCAAAGATTTCACTACTGCTATAGAATGTTACACAAAT TTCATAGAGAGTGGGACGATGGTGTCACCAACCATGTATGTAAGGCGTTGTTTGAGTTATTTGATGATAAACAAGGCACAAGAAGCGTTAGGAGATGCAATGCAAGCGCAGGTGATAAATCCGGAATGGTCAACTGCACTTTATCTTCAGGCAGCTGCTTTGTTTAGCCTAGGAATGGACAAAGATGGGCATGAAATGCTTAAAGACGCGGCTTCGCTGGATTTGGAAACGAAAGGAAACTGA
- the LOC110873903 gene encoding mitochondrial import inner membrane translocase subunit TIM10, whose translation MAANNNMPTALDKEQIFGMAEKEMEYRVELFNKLTQTCFAKCVEKRYKESELNMGENSCIDRCVSKYWQVTNLVGQLLGSGRPPM comes from the exons ATGGCTGCCAACAACAATATGCCGACCGCATTAGACAAAGAACAG ATCTTTGGAATGGCTGAGAAGGAGATGGAATACAGGGTTGAGTTGTTTAACAA GCTAACCCAAACATGTTTTGCAAAATGTGTCGAGAAAAG GTACAAAGAATCCGAGTTAAACATGGGTGAAAACAGTTGCATTGATCGTTGTGTTTCAAAATATTGGCAG GTCACAAATCTTGTAGGCCAACTACTTGGTTCTGGCAGACCACCCATGTGA